The sequence CAGCTTCACCCAGGTTATATCGGACAGCCTTAAAGAGGGACAGAAGATCATTACCGCGGAAAAGGGCGCAGAACTCACCACCAATAATAACCAGCAGGTTAATCCCTTTGTTCCCAGGTTCGGTGGAGGAGGAAGGAGATAGCATGGAGCAGGTCATCTTTACGGAGCATCTGGTCAAAATCTATAAACTCGGGGATTACGAGATTCACGCCTTAAGGGGGATTGATCTGTCCATTGAAAAAGGCGCTTTTGTCGCCATAATGGGACCATCTGGCTCAGGAAAATCGACCTTAATGCATATCTTGGGCTGTTTAGATCGACCCACTAAAGGGAACTATTTCCTTGAAGGTAAAGATATATCTTCTTTAGATAGAAATAGCTTAGCCGGGATTAGAAATCAGAAGATCGGTTTCGTGTTTCAGTCTTTCAATCTTCTGTCCCGAACTAC comes from Candidatus Zixiibacteriota bacterium and encodes:
- a CDS encoding ATP-binding cassette domain-containing protein; amino-acid sequence: MEQVIFTEHLVKIYKLGDYEIHALRGIDLSIEKGAFVAIMGPSGSGKSTLMHILGCLDRPTKGNYFLEGKDISSLDRNSLAGIRNQKIGFVFQSFNLLSRTT